The following coding sequences are from one Malaciobacter pacificus window:
- the aroA gene encoding 3-phosphoshikimate 1-carboxyvinyltransferase, whose protein sequence is MEKFSIKKLDKPFNIEIDNIASDKSISHRCAMFSLFSNQTSYVKNFLTAEDTLNTLSIVEQLGAKVKRDGSSVEITPTDKLTEPSNVLDCGNSGTAMRLFCGLLASVDGAFTLTGDKYLHARPMKRVADPLRSIGANIDGRENGNKAPLFIRGVKELKPFTYHSPVDSAQVKSAMILAALRATGVSKYKENELTRDHTERMLKGMGAKLENDEEGFINIHPLTGHLKPLNITVPTDPSSGFFFAVAAAITKGARVVIKNVTLNPTRIEAYQVLKRMGAIVNFIEKENIYEPIGDIEVINNELNGVEVSENISWLIDELPALSIAMSLANGKSIVKNASELRVKESDRIKSVVNNLEKCGVEFTEFEDGYEITGGTISKATIDSHGDHRIAMSFAIAGLNSDMEIEDVDCILTSFPNFKEILDSLYK, encoded by the coding sequence GTGGAAAAGTTTAGTATTAAAAAGTTAGATAAACCATTTAACATTGAAATTGACAATATTGCAAGTGATAAATCAATCTCACATAGATGTGCTATGTTTTCACTTTTTTCAAACCAAACTTCATATGTTAAAAACTTTTTAACAGCAGAAGATACTTTAAATACTCTAAGTATTGTAGAGCAACTTGGAGCAAAAGTTAAAAGAGATGGAAGTAGTGTTGAAATAACTCCCACTGATAAACTAACAGAGCCATCTAATGTGCTTGATTGTGGAAACTCTGGAACTGCTATGAGACTATTTTGTGGTTTATTAGCTTCAGTTGATGGTGCATTTACACTAACAGGTGATAAATACCTTCATGCAAGACCAATGAAAAGAGTTGCAGATCCATTAAGAAGTATTGGAGCAAATATTGATGGAAGAGAAAATGGAAATAAAGCTCCCCTATTTATTAGAGGTGTAAAAGAGTTAAAGCCATTTACATATCACTCACCTGTTGATTCAGCACAAGTTAAATCAGCTATGATTCTTGCAGCACTTAGAGCAACTGGAGTTTCTAAATATAAAGAGAATGAATTAACAAGAGACCATACAGAACGAATGTTAAAAGGTATGGGAGCAAAATTAGAAAATGATGAGGAAGGATTTATAAATATTCACCCTTTAACAGGTCATTTAAAACCTTTAAATATAACTGTTCCAACAGATCCAAGTTCTGGATTTTTCTTTGCAGTAGCTGCTGCCATTACAAAAGGTGCAAGAGTTGTAATTAAAAATGTAACTTTAAACCCAACTAGAATTGAAGCATATCAAGTATTAAAAAGAATGGGTGCAATAGTAAACTTTATTGAAAAAGAGAATATTTATGAGCCAATTGGTGATATTGAAGTAATAAACAATGAACTAAATGGTGTAGAAGTTAGTGAAAACATCTCTTGGTTAATTGATGAACTACCTGCTCTTTCTATTGCAATGAGTTTAGCAAATGGAAAATCAATTGTTAAAAATGCCAGTGAATTAAGAGTAAAAGAATCTGATAGAATCAAATCAGTTGTAAACAATCTAGAAAAATGTGGTGTAGAATTTACTGAATTTGAAGATGGATATGAAATCACAGGTGGTACAATTTCAAAAGCTACTATTGATTCACATGGTGATCACAGAATTGCTATGAGTTTTGCAATTGCAGGTTTAAATAGTGATATGGAAATAGAAGATGTTGATTGTATATTAACATCATTTCCTAATTTTAAAGAGATATTAGACTCTTTATATAAATAA
- the pheS gene encoding phenylalanine--tRNA ligase subunit alpha has product MTIWIEKINNAASLEELENLRIETLGKKGVITSEFAKMKSVPAEEKKAFAENLNKQKAQVNEAIEAKKIILEKEALNQKLASEKIDVTKFNNELSCGATHPVVETMDRIITYFQNLNFAVEEGPLVEDDFHNFEALNLPKYHPARDMQDTFYNKDYTLLRTHTSPVQIRTMLNQSTPIRMIAPGTVFRRDFDITHTPMFHQIEALVVDEADKISFANLKHVLVEFLHHMFGDVDVRFRPSFFPFTEPSAEVDISCVFCKGDGCRVCSQTGWLEVLGCGVVDENVFKAVGYENKSGYAFGLGVERFAMLIHNIGDLRSLFESDTRLIGQFK; this is encoded by the coding sequence GTGACTATTTGGATTGAAAAAATCAACAATGCAGCATCACTTGAAGAGTTAGAAAACTTAAGAATTGAAACACTAGGTAAAAAAGGTGTTATAACTTCTGAGTTTGCTAAAATGAAAAGTGTTCCAGCTGAAGAAAAAAAAGCTTTTGCAGAAAATTTGAATAAACAGAAAGCACAAGTTAATGAAGCAATTGAAGCAAAAAAAATAATTTTAGAAAAAGAGGCTTTAAATCAAAAACTTGCATCAGAAAAAATTGATGTTACAAAATTTAATAATGAATTATCATGTGGTGCAACTCACCCTGTAGTTGAAACAATGGATAGAATTATTACTTATTTTCAGAATTTAAACTTTGCAGTTGAAGAAGGTCCATTAGTTGAAGATGATTTCCATAACTTTGAAGCATTAAACTTACCTAAATATCACCCTGCAAGAGATATGCAAGATACGTTCTACAATAAAGATTATACACTACTTAGAACTCATACTTCTCCAGTACAAATTAGAACTATGTTAAATCAATCAACACCAATTAGAATGATTGCTCCAGGAACTGTATTTAGAAGAGATTTTGATATTACACACACTCCAATGTTCCATCAAATTGAAGCATTAGTAGTTGATGAAGCAGATAAAATTTCATTTGCAAATTTAAAACATGTGTTAGTGGAATTTCTACATCATATGTTTGGTGATGTTGATGTTAGATTTAGACCATCGTTCTTCCCATTTACTGAACCTTCAGCTGAAGTTGATATCTCATGTGTATTTTGTAAAGGTGATGGATGTAGAGTTTGTTCACAAACAGGATGGCTTGAGGTTCTTGGTTGTGGGGTTGTTGATGAAAATGTATTTAAAGCAGTTGGATATGAAAATAAATCTGGTTATGCATTTGGATTAGGAGTTGAAAGATTTGCTATGTTAATTCACAATATTGGTGATTTAAGATCATTATTTGAAAGTGATACAAGATTAATAGGACAGTTTAAATGA
- the accA gene encoding acetyl-CoA carboxylase carboxyl transferase subunit alpha, whose protein sequence is MAAYLDFEDKIKKIEEDIIIAKTKADEHAVEILEKKLEKEVEKTFKNLSDYQKLQLARHPDRPYAMDYINEILTDAYEIHGDRHYVDDSAIVCYLGFIGEQKVMVIGEQKGRGTKDKLHRNFGMPSPEGYRKALRAAKMAEKFQIPILMLVDTPGAYPGIGAEERNQSEAIATNLFEFADLTTPTVSVVIGEGGSGGALAISVADKLAMMRYSVYAVISPEGCSAILWNDPSKVETAANALRITAENLKDLKLIDDVVNEPLIGAHRQKEEAIRALKEYFLTSLEELKQLTPAQRYQKKYEKIMALGSFQE, encoded by the coding sequence TTGGCAGCTTATTTAGATTTTGAAGATAAAATAAAAAAAATTGAAGAAGATATTATTATTGCTAAAACTAAAGCAGATGAACATGCTGTAGAGATTTTAGAAAAAAAACTTGAAAAAGAAGTTGAAAAGACTTTTAAGAATTTAAGTGATTATCAAAAATTACAACTTGCAAGACATCCGGATAGACCTTATGCAATGGATTATATTAATGAGATTTTAACTGATGCATATGAAATCCATGGTGATAGACACTATGTAGATGATAGTGCAATTGTATGTTACTTAGGTTTTATTGGTGAACAAAAAGTAATGGTAATTGGTGAGCAAAAAGGTAGAGGTACTAAAGATAAGCTTCATAGAAACTTTGGTATGCCAAGTCCTGAAGGATATAGAAAAGCTCTAAGAGCAGCTAAAATGGCTGAGAAATTTCAAATTCCAATTCTAATGTTAGTAGACACTCCAGGTGCATATCCTGGAATTGGTGCTGAAGAGAGAAATCAATCTGAAGCAATTGCTACAAACCTTTTTGAGTTTGCAGACTTAACAACACCAACTGTTTCAGTTGTAATTGGAGAAGGTGGTTCAGGTGGAGCGCTTGCAATTTCAGTTGCAGATAAACTTGCAATGATGAGATATTCTGTTTATGCAGTTATTTCACCAGAAGGTTGTAGTGCGATTTTATGGAATGACCCATCAAAAGTTGAAACAGCTGCAAATGCACTTAGAATTACAGCTGAGAATTTAAAAGATTTAAAATTAATTGATGATGTTGTAAATGAACCTTTAATTGGAGCTCATAGACAAAAAGAAGAAGCAATTAGAGCATTAAAAGAGTATTTTTTAACTTCTCTTGAAGAGTTAAAACAACTAACTCCAGCTCAAAGATACCAAAAGAAATATGAAAAAATCATGGCTTTAGGATCTTTCCAAGAGTAA
- the pheT gene encoding phenylalanine--tRNA ligase subunit beta, with the protein MIVTRNWLQEFIDISKISTEDICKALNSIGLEVDSLEKISIPSKVVLGKVLEKEKHPDADKLNICQVDIGTEQVQIVCGAKNVDAGQYVPVAINGCNLGGGFKIKKAKLRGVESNGMICSSTEIGMAKLNDGILELDDSIGELIIGKELCEYPLLNDEIIEIELTANRGDCLSIAGVARELSAFYNIPLNEFENHSNFNDFGIGQVLEVECENKIDTSLVFKAIDFSEFKLSVLQKIRVGIIDKYQDSNDIANILSYVTHCTGVILNAYPKEKAIKKGDLSIIHVKKDTQGFDNTYGTEHLSKIGIEHNKIEANETNFIIEASYVNPELVSKKVFETKIKTGDIYYRTSRGSEPDIEYGINYFTSIVSDNGALIYKGSESFVEEEEKIALDVNVNKINSIIGQNIEKTEIERILTSLQFEVKDTGDNILVVKIPQFRHDIKNIADVTEEIVRIIGIDNIIAKPLAIDEVNRVNKTSLDLVKKNRLRAKAIENGFYETLTYVFSSKENLEKYGFKTVKDNLDILNPIVKELNTFRSTILLNLVEACSNNFKNGARSTAFFEIGTVFDENRNESKKISFIQTGAIAQEDVSNSGKPENIDFFSFAKKILNTVGKFDLETLENIQNDFVHPYQSAKVIIEGKEIGYISKLHPSVCEDYDLGDTFIAELDFDALKNDLVKTQSYSKFQASKKDLSIIAPKDLEYKKIKDVINSLNDKRIKQFNLIDIYSDEKLGENESLTIRFVLQDDEKTMEEEDILTSMNSILDALDKKLSIGLRQ; encoded by the coding sequence ATGATAGTTACAAGAAATTGGTTACAAGAGTTTATTGATATTTCAAAAATATCTACTGAAGATATTTGTAAAGCACTTAATTCAATTGGACTAGAAGTTGACAGTTTAGAAAAAATCTCAATCCCTTCAAAAGTTGTACTTGGAAAAGTATTAGAAAAAGAAAAACACCCTGATGCTGATAAATTAAATATTTGTCAAGTTGACATTGGAACAGAACAGGTACAAATTGTTTGTGGTGCGAAAAATGTAGATGCGGGTCAATATGTACCAGTTGCAATTAATGGTTGTAATTTAGGTGGTGGATTTAAAATCAAAAAAGCTAAACTAAGAGGTGTTGAATCAAATGGAATGATTTGTTCATCAACTGAAATTGGTATGGCAAAATTAAATGATGGTATTTTAGAACTTGATGATTCTATAGGTGAATTAATTATTGGTAAAGAACTTTGTGAATATCCATTATTAAATGATGAAATTATTGAGATTGAGTTAACAGCAAATAGAGGTGATTGTTTAAGTATTGCTGGAGTTGCTAGAGAATTAAGTGCTTTTTATAATATCCCATTAAATGAATTTGAAAACCACTCTAACTTTAATGATTTTGGTATTGGTCAAGTATTAGAAGTAGAATGTGAAAATAAAATTGATACTTCACTAGTTTTTAAAGCTATTGATTTTTCAGAGTTTAAACTTAGTGTATTACAAAAAATCAGAGTAGGTATAATTGATAAATATCAAGACTCAAATGACATAGCTAATATCTTATCATATGTTACTCACTGTACTGGTGTAATTTTAAATGCTTATCCAAAAGAAAAAGCCATTAAAAAAGGTGACCTTAGTATTATTCATGTAAAAAAAGATACTCAAGGTTTTGATAATACTTATGGCACAGAACACTTAAGTAAAATAGGAATAGAGCACAATAAAATTGAAGCAAATGAGACTAATTTTATAATTGAAGCATCTTACGTTAATCCAGAGTTAGTATCGAAAAAAGTTTTTGAAACTAAAATTAAAACTGGTGATATCTATTATAGAACTTCTAGAGGAAGTGAGCCTGATATTGAGTATGGTATTAATTACTTTACTTCAATAGTATCAGATAATGGAGCTTTAATTTATAAAGGTAGTGAATCTTTTGTTGAAGAGGAAGAGAAAATTGCTTTAGATGTTAATGTTAATAAAATCAATTCAATTATTGGTCAAAATATTGAAAAAACAGAAATTGAAAGAATTTTAACATCACTTCAATTTGAGGTTAAAGATACAGGTGATAATATTCTTGTAGTTAAGATACCTCAGTTTAGACATGACATCAAAAATATTGCTGATGTTACAGAAGAGATAGTAAGAATAATCGGTATTGATAATATTATTGCAAAGCCTCTTGCTATTGATGAAGTAAATAGAGTAAATAAAACTTCTTTAGATTTAGTAAAGAAAAATAGATTAAGAGCAAAAGCTATTGAAAATGGGTTTTATGAAACGCTTACTTATGTATTTAGTTCAAAAGAGAACTTAGAAAAATATGGATTTAAAACAGTTAAAGACAATCTTGATATTTTAAACCCTATCGTAAAAGAGTTGAATACGTTTAGAAGTACAATTTTATTAAATTTAGTGGAAGCTTGTTCAAACAATTTCAAAAATGGAGCAAGATCAACTGCATTTTTTGAAATAGGAACAGTATTTGATGAAAATAGAAATGAATCAAAAAAGATTTCATTTATTCAAACAGGTGCAATAGCACAAGAAGATGTTTCAAATTCTGGGAAACCTGAAAATATTGATTTCTTCTCATTTGCTAAAAAGATTTTAAATACAGTTGGAAAGTTTGATTTAGAAACTTTAGAGAATATTCAAAATGATTTTGTGCACCCTTATCAAAGTGCAAAAGTAATAATAGAGGGGAAAGAAATTGGATATATTTCAAAATTACACCCTAGTGTTTGTGAAGATTATGATTTAGGTGATACATTTATTGCTGAACTTGATTTTGATGCATTAAAAAATGATTTAGTAAAAACTCAATCTTATTCTAAATTCCAAGCATCAAAAAAAGACTTAAGTATTATTGCTCCAAAAGATTTAGAATACAAAAAAATTAAAGATGTTATCAATTCATTAAACGATAAAAGAATTAAACAATTTAATTTAATTGATATTTATAGTGATGAAAAACTTGGTGAAAATGAGAGTTTAACAATTAGATTTGTTTTACAAGATGATGAAAAAACTATGGAAGAAGAAGATATTTTAACATCAATGAATTCTATTTTAGATGCCTTAGATAAAAAATTATCTATTGGATTAAGACAATAA
- a CDS encoding 7-carboxy-7-deazaguanine synthase QueE, whose translation MLEVNEIFGPTIQGEGKLVGTPSVFIRFGKCNFTCEGFMVEYETPSGIKKCACDSYFAVDKEFKDTWTKYKSYEDIVSEVDKLTNIYTYDYKMDIVITGGEPLLYWNKEEFQKLLEHYINDGHKVTIETNASLNLNFTKEYQKKILFSMSVKLSNSLEPLKKRVNKETLTKVLTNTNESYLKFVIGKDFKNDAKEEIREILKDIPKCEVFLMPMGDTAQQISENSEDVINMAIQNGYKYCDRLHIRVWDNKRGV comes from the coding sequence ATGCTTGAAGTAAATGAGATTTTTGGTCCAACAATTCAAGGTGAAGGAAAACTTGTAGGAACTCCATCAGTTTTTATTAGATTTGGAAAATGTAATTTCACTTGTGAAGGTTTTATGGTTGAGTATGAAACTCCAAGTGGAATTAAAAAATGTGCTTGTGATTCTTATTTTGCAGTTGATAAAGAGTTTAAAGATACTTGGACAAAATACAAATCTTATGAAGATATTGTCTCTGAAGTTGATAAATTAACAAATATCTATACCTATGATTATAAAATGGATATAGTTATAACTGGTGGGGAACCATTACTTTATTGGAATAAAGAAGAGTTTCAAAAACTATTAGAACACTACATAAATGATGGTCACAAAGTAACTATTGAAACAAATGCCTCATTAAATCTTAACTTTACAAAAGAGTATCAAAAGAAAATTTTATTTTCCATGAGTGTAAAACTAAGTAATTCCCTTGAACCACTAAAAAAAAGAGTAAACAAAGAAACACTTACAAAAGTACTTACAAATACAAATGAATCATATTTAAAATTCGTAATTGGAAAAGATTTTAAGAATGATGCAAAAGAAGAAATTCGCGAAATATTAAAAGATATTCCAAAATGCGAAGTTTTCTTAATGCCTATGGGTGATACAGCACAACAAATTAGTGAAAATAGTGAAGATGTTATTAATATGGCTATTCAAAATGGCTACAAATATTGTGATAGATTACATATTCGGGTATGGGATAATAAAAGAGGTGTATAA
- a CDS encoding 6-carboxytetrahydropterin synthase, whose translation MHWKISKEFDFCYGHRVWSQTLNSEFSIDSCLKCRHLHGHQGKVIVYLQAEELKDGMVTDFKHLNWFKLFLDDVLDHKFILDINDPLFSKLLPDIKKDELVKFDEGYSLVDLTKFKDEESYITELYEGYVIVDFVPTSENISAWLLKIVAKKMAKLNVEVSHIEFLETPKSKSTFYA comes from the coding sequence ATGCATTGGAAAATATCAAAAGAGTTTGATTTTTGTTATGGGCATAGAGTTTGGTCACAAACTTTAAACTCTGAATTCTCAATTGATTCATGTCTTAAATGTAGACATTTACATGGTCATCAAGGAAAAGTAATTGTTTATTTACAAGCTGAAGAATTAAAAGATGGAATGGTAACTGACTTTAAACACCTAAATTGGTTTAAACTATTTTTAGATGATGTACTAGACCATAAATTTATCCTTGATATTAATGACCCATTATTTTCAAAGTTACTTCCAGATATAAAAAAAGATGAGTTAGTTAAATTTGATGAAGGTTATTCTTTAGTAGATTTAACAAAATTCAAAGATGAAGAATCTTATATAACTGAACTTTATGAAGGTTATGTAATAGTTGATTTTGTTCCAACAAGTGAAAATATTTCAGCTTGGCTTTTAAAAATAGTTGCTAAAAAAATGGCAAAACTAAATGTTGAAGTTTCTCACATAGAATTTTTAGAAACACCAAAAAGTAAAAGTACATTTTATGCTTGA
- a CDS encoding beta-ketoacyl-ACP synthase II has protein sequence MRRVVVTGLGTINSTGHSVKESFDAVVKGECGIDKITLFDASEFPVQIAGEVKNFDPTTVMDKKEVKKADRFIQLGIKAGLEAMIDSGFVSQENKKVDDSIADRFGIISGSGIGGLSTIEKNSVVCANRGPRKISPFFIPSALANMLSGFISIEHNLKGPSLSCVTACAASTHAIADATKTIMLGGADRILVVGAESAVCGAGVGGFAAMKALSARNDDPKKASRPFDTDRDGFVMGEGSGALVIEDLESAKARGAKIYCEIIGFGESGDANHITAPVVDGPLRAMKAAFEVAKTLTGEYPKIDYINAHGTSTPVGDKNETAAIKALFDGAENCPPVSSTKGQIGHCLGAAGAIEAIFTIKALTEGIIPPTINIENQDPECDLDYVPNTARKAELTTVMSNNFGFGGTNGSVIFKKYND, from the coding sequence ATGAGAAGAGTAGTTGTAACAGGTTTAGGTACTATTAATTCTACAGGTCACAGTGTAAAAGAATCATTTGATGCAGTAGTTAAAGGAGAATGTGGTATTGATAAAATCACATTATTTGATGCATCTGAGTTCCCTGTTCAAATTGCTGGAGAGGTAAAAAATTTTGATCCAACTACAGTAATGGACAAAAAAGAGGTAAAAAAAGCTGATAGATTTATTCAATTAGGAATCAAAGCTGGTTTAGAGGCTATGATTGATTCAGGTTTTGTATCACAAGAAAACAAGAAAGTTGATGATTCAATTGCTGATAGATTTGGAATTATTTCAGGTTCTGGAATTGGTGGATTATCTACAATTGAGAAAAACTCAGTTGTATGTGCAAATAGAGGACCAAGAAAAATATCTCCTTTCTTTATTCCTTCTGCTTTAGCAAATATGTTAAGTGGTTTTATTTCAATTGAGCACAATTTAAAGGGACCAAGTTTATCTTGTGTAACTGCTTGTGCTGCTTCTACACACGCAATTGCAGATGCAACAAAAACAATCATGCTTGGTGGAGCTGATAGAATTTTAGTTGTTGGTGCTGAAAGTGCTGTTTGTGGTGCTGGAGTTGGTGGATTTGCTGCAATGAAAGCATTAAGTGCTAGAAATGATGATCCTAAAAAAGCTTCAAGACCATTTGATACGGATAGAGATGGATTTGTAATGGGTGAAGGTTCAGGAGCACTTGTAATAGAAGATTTAGAATCTGCAAAAGCAAGAGGAGCTAAAATCTACTGTGAAATCATTGGATTTGGTGAATCTGGAGATGCAAACCATATTACTGCACCAGTAGTTGATGGTCCACTAAGAGCTATGAAAGCTGCATTTGAAGTAGCAAAAACATTAACTGGTGAATATCCAAAAATTGATTATATTAATGCTCACGGTACTTCTACTCCAGTTGGAGATAAAAATGAAACTGCAGCTATTAAAGCTTTATTTGATGGAGCTGAAAATTGCCCTCCTGTATCTTCTACAAAAGGTCAAATTGGTCACTGTTTAGGAGCTGCTGGTGCTATTGAAGCGATTTTTACAATTAAAGCATTAACAGAAGGAATTATTCCTCCAACAATTAATATTGAAAATCAAGATCCTGAATGTGATTTAGATTACGTTCCTAATACAGCAAGAAAAGCTGAGTTAACTACAGTTATGAGTAATAACTTTGGGTTTGGTGGAACAAACGGTTCTGTTATATTTAAAAAATATAACGACTAA
- a CDS encoding histidine triad nucleotide-binding protein translates to MCIFCKIVAGEIPSNKVLEDENFLCFHDINPTRKIHVLIIPKKHYESFDVVDPSIMSGLTEFTQKVAKELNVSESGYRLITNIGSDGGQEVPHLHFHLIGGEPVGRLVREK, encoded by the coding sequence ATGTGCATTTTTTGTAAGATTGTAGCAGGTGAAATACCAAGCAATAAAGTTTTAGAAGATGAGAATTTCTTATGTTTTCATGACATAAATCCAACTAGAAAAATTCATGTATTAATTATTCCAAAAAAACATTATGAATCTTTTGATGTTGTAGATCCATCAATTATGTCAGGACTTACTGAATTTACGCAAAAAGTTGCTAAAGAATTAAATGTAAGTGAAAGTGGATACAGATTAATTACAAATATTGGGAGTGATGGTGGACAAGAAGTACCACATTTACATTTTCATTTAATAGGTGGTGAACCTGTGGGTAGGTTAGTTAGAGAAAAATAA
- the fabG gene encoding 3-oxoacyl-ACP reductase FabG, translated as MNFTGSNVLVTGASRGIGAQIAKTLAGYGLKVWINYRSGAQAAEAIKAEIEAAGGQAAIIKADVTKEDEFNDAIKTIIDADGALAYLVNNAGITRDKLALRMSVEDFNDVIAANLTSAFIGCKGALKAMGKKKFGSIVNISSIVGEMGNPGQTNYSASKGGLNAMTKSFAKEAAARGIRYNAVTPGFIQTDMTDELKEEVKAEYERNIPLSRFGQPSEIADAVAFLLSDHSSYITGEILKVNGGLYV; from the coding sequence ATGAATTTTACAGGTTCAAATGTATTAGTTACTGGTGCATCAAGAGGTATTGGAGCACAAATTGCAAAAACTTTAGCTGGTTATGGGTTAAAAGTATGGATTAACTACAGAAGTGGAGCCCAAGCTGCTGAAGCAATTAAAGCTGAAATTGAAGCTGCTGGTGGTCAAGCTGCAATTATTAAAGCAGATGTTACTAAAGAAGATGAATTTAATGATGCAATTAAAACAATTATTGATGCTGATGGTGCGTTAGCATACTTAGTTAACAATGCCGGAATTACTAGAGATAAGTTAGCATTAAGAATGTCAGTTGAAGACTTCAATGATGTAATTGCTGCAAACTTAACATCTGCATTTATTGGATGTAAAGGTGCATTAAAGGCTATGGGTAAAAAGAAATTTGGATCTATTGTAAATATCTCTTCAATTGTTGGAGAAATGGGAAATCCTGGACAAACTAACTATTCAGCTTCAAAAGGTGGATTAAATGCAATGACTAAATCATTTGCAAAAGAAGCAGCTGCAAGAGGAATTAGATATAATGCAGTTACACCTGGATTTATTCAAACTGACATGACAGATGAATTAAAAGAAGAAGTAAAAGCAGAATATGAAAGAAATATTCCACTTTCAAGATTTGGTCAACCAAGTGAAATTGCTGATGCAGTTGCATTTTTATTAAGTGATCATTCATCATATATTACAGGTGAAATATTAAAAGTTAATGGTGGTTTATACGTTTAA
- the acpP gene encoding acyl carrier protein, with amino-acid sequence MALLDDVKEVVVEQLDCDPAEVKEDSKFIEDLGADSLDVVELVMALEEKFDIEIPDEDAEKILTVADAIKYIEDNA; translated from the coding sequence ATGGCATTATTAGATGATGTAAAAGAAGTAGTTGTTGAGCAATTAGATTGCGATCCAGCAGAAGTTAAAGAAGATTCAAAATTTATTGAAGATTTAGGTGCTGACTCTTTAGACGTAGTTGAGCTAGTTATGGCATTAGAAGAGAAATTTGACATCGAAATCCCAGATGAAGATGCTGAAAAAATCTTAACTGTTGCTGATGCTATTAAATACATCGAAGATAACGCGTAA
- a CDS encoding 4-hydroxy-3-methylbut-2-enyl diphosphate reductase, which translates to MKVKLAANYGFCFGVKRAIKIAEDYKNSSTMGPLIHNQDEINRLKNDFNVGLYNGLEDVKDNDTIIIRTHGIPKNDLKNLRKQKAKVINATCPFVTTPQQIVKKMSKENYSILIFGDEHHPEVKGVASYAEDAQDVHIIMEPSELENLEFKNNKIATVAQTTKKKEKYLEIVNALILKNKEVRVFNTICDATFENQDAAREISKEVDVMVVIGGKNSSNTKQLHAICKESCDDSYLIENESEIEESWFKNKTLCGVTAGASTPDWIIQQVVNKIELIN; encoded by the coding sequence GTGAAAGTAAAATTAGCAGCTAATTATGGTTTTTGTTTTGGAGTAAAAAGAGCAATTAAAATTGCTGAAGATTACAAAAACTCTTCAACTATGGGGCCACTAATTCATAACCAAGATGAAATCAATAGATTAAAAAATGATTTTAACGTTGGATTATATAATGGATTAGAGGATGTTAAAGATAATGATACAATCATTATAAGAACACATGGTATTCCTAAAAATGATTTAAAAAACTTACGAAAACAAAAAGCAAAAGTTATAAATGCAACTTGCCCATTTGTTACTACTCCTCAGCAAATAGTAAAGAAAATGTCAAAAGAAAATTATTCTATTTTAATTTTTGGAGATGAGCATCATCCAGAAGTTAAAGGAGTTGCTTCTTATGCTGAAGATGCTCAAGATGTTCATATAATAATGGAACCAAGTGAATTAGAAAATTTAGAATTTAAAAACAATAAAATTGCAACTGTTGCACAAACAACAAAGAAAAAAGAGAAATATCTAGAAATTGTAAATGCATTAATTTTAAAAAATAAAGAGGTTAGAGTATTTAATACAATTTGTGATGCAACTTTTGAAAATCAAGATGCTGCAAGAGAAATTTCAAAAGAAGTTGATGTTATGGTAGTTATTGGAGGTAAAAACTCTTCAAATACTAAGCAACTCCATGCAATTTGTAAAGAGAGTTGCGATGACTCATATTTAATTGAAAATGAATCAGAAATAGAAGAATCTTGGTTTAAAAATAAAACTTTATGTGGTGTAACAGCAGGCGCTTCAACGCCAGATTGGATAATTCAACAGGTTGTGAATAAAATAGAATTAATTAACTAA